A single Leptospira barantonii DNA region contains:
- a CDS encoding di-heme oxidoredictase family protein — MKDKISKKREENSSLSVSIDSKIKIGFLFGILFGLLTQCNTDLLDHKKKNHNQDMAAILLFLANQDPGEQYSGGLTTTFDSTVNAFDLVAANLRDGGNIDFQGGNSFFNRLWVQGGNSASDGLGPVFNSTSCNGCHVKDGRGTPPASGSSSFTTMLIRVSKNGKDPITGGPVGLDNYGLQINDHGVTGPPLVPGEATTTVTFAEEPGNFPDGEAYSLRRPTFTISAWAFGTPAVVNQSPRTTPMIPGLGLLEAIPEATIRSFADENDADGDGISGKPNTVWDAKQQKKVLGRFGWKANEPNLFQQNQGAFLGDIGITSPLFSTQNCTAAQTNCLASTPGNNGTAEGTEISNRTADLVTLYTKLVSVPGRRNWTHTDVVRGKQIFSEIGCNSCHKSYIYTGYVDGFPEISFQHIKPYTDLLLHDMGTDLADNREDFEASGSEWRTAPLWGTGLIQKVNGHNNLLHDGRARGHKEAILWHGGEALTSRNKFVNLPKADRDKLILFLESL, encoded by the coding sequence ATGAAAGACAAAATATCAAAAAAGAGGGAAGAGAATTCTTCCCTCTCGGTTTCAATCGATTCTAAAATAAAAATCGGATTCCTCTTCGGAATCCTTTTTGGTTTATTAACACAATGTAACACCGATTTGTTGGATCACAAAAAGAAGAACCACAATCAGGATATGGCCGCGATTCTTCTTTTTTTAGCGAACCAAGATCCGGGTGAACAATACTCGGGCGGTTTGACGACCACCTTCGATTCTACGGTCAACGCCTTCGATCTCGTTGCGGCCAATCTTCGCGACGGCGGTAATATAGATTTTCAAGGCGGGAATTCATTCTTCAATCGTCTTTGGGTTCAAGGCGGGAACTCCGCTTCGGACGGACTCGGTCCCGTGTTTAACAGCACGTCCTGCAACGGTTGTCACGTAAAAGACGGAAGAGGAACTCCACCCGCAAGCGGAAGCAGTTCTTTTACAACGATGTTGATTCGAGTCAGTAAAAACGGAAAAGATCCGATCACCGGCGGACCCGTGGGACTCGACAACTACGGTCTTCAGATCAACGATCACGGAGTTACCGGTCCTCCTTTGGTTCCGGGTGAAGCGACTACGACGGTTACGTTTGCGGAAGAACCCGGAAACTTTCCGGACGGAGAAGCGTATTCTTTAAGAAGACCGACCTTTACGATTTCCGCATGGGCATTCGGAACACCTGCCGTCGTAAATCAATCCCCTCGTACAACTCCTATGATTCCGGGTCTTGGACTTTTGGAAGCGATTCCGGAAGCGACCATCCGTTCCTTTGCGGACGAAAACGACGCGGACGGAGATGGTATATCAGGAAAACCGAATACTGTCTGGGATGCGAAACAACAGAAAAAAGTATTGGGTCGATTCGGGTGGAAGGCGAACGAACCGAATCTATTCCAACAAAACCAAGGCGCGTTTTTGGGTGATATAGGAATCACAAGTCCCCTCTTCTCCACTCAAAACTGTACTGCGGCTCAGACGAATTGTCTCGCATCCACTCCGGGTAACAACGGAACCGCGGAAGGAACCGAGATTTCGAATCGGACCGCGGACTTAGTGACCCTTTACACAAAACTGGTAAGCGTTCCCGGAAGAAGAAACTGGACGCACACCGATGTGGTTCGTGGGAAACAAATATTTTCCGAAATCGGATGTAACTCCTGTCACAAATCTTATATTTATACGGGTTACGTGGACGGATTCCCGGAGATTTCGTTCCAACATATCAAACCGTATACGGATCTTCTTCTTCACGATATGGGAACCGATCTCGCCGACAACCGCGAAGACTTCGAAGCTTCCGGTTCGGAATGGAGAACCGCACCTCTTTGGGGAACGGGGCTCATTCAAAAAGTCAACGGTCACAACAATCTACTTCACGACGGACGCGCCAGAGGCCATAAGGAAGCGATTCTTTGGCACGGAGGCGAGGCTTTGACATCCAGAAATAAATTCGTCAATCTTCCGAAAGCCGATCGGGATAAGTTGATTTTGTTCCTGGAGTCTTTATGA
- a CDS encoding bifunctional GNAT family N-acetyltransferase/carbon-nitrogen hydrolase family protein — MISTNGSGGKKPSKRKKKIQSEHRIVMRSLTLDDYADVKEIMDIVFPEFDGAWKKNQFESQITKFPEGQICIEDNGKVVGAAISQIIKWSDYGDNHTYEEIVGKGDLKNHNESGDTLYGVDIFVHPEYRGLRLGRRLYDARKELCEKLNLKRIVVGAWMPGYENYEDNMTPAQYIEKVRDKEIYDPVLSFQLANGFHVRKLKRGYFGNTKGFSSYAVLLEWLNIYYEKEETALIGGQKTVVRVGVVQMQMRPVSGIEELMRQVEFFVDTVAGYNVDFVLFPEFFNASLLARYNDRSPSDAMRALSSHTDSIIEKMVELAVSYNVNIISGSMPEYRDNTLHNVSYLCRRDGTYEEQYKLHVTPDEDFYWGVKGGYNLSVFNTDACKIGILICFDVEFPELPRFLAEQGMDVLFVPFYTDTKNGYNRVRHCAMARAIENECYVVISGSVGALPHVENMDIQYAQSAVFTPSDFAFPHDCVAAESVPNTEMTLIADLDLDLLKELRKKGSVRNLSNRRKDLYELKWIYES; from the coding sequence ATGATTTCCACAAACGGTTCCGGCGGTAAAAAACCGAGCAAGAGAAAGAAGAAAATACAATCCGAACACCGGATTGTTATGCGAAGTCTTACTCTGGACGATTACGCCGACGTTAAGGAAATCATGGACATCGTCTTCCCGGAGTTCGACGGTGCTTGGAAAAAAAATCAGTTCGAATCTCAGATCACGAAATTTCCCGAAGGTCAGATTTGTATCGAAGACAACGGGAAAGTAGTCGGCGCGGCCATCAGCCAGATCATCAAGTGGTCCGATTACGGAGACAATCATACCTACGAAGAAATCGTAGGAAAGGGCGACCTTAAAAACCACAACGAGAGTGGAGACACTCTTTACGGAGTCGATATCTTCGTTCATCCCGAGTATCGCGGACTTCGTTTGGGCCGAAGACTTTACGACGCGAGAAAGGAACTTTGCGAGAAGTTGAATCTCAAAAGAATCGTAGTCGGCGCTTGGATGCCCGGTTACGAAAACTACGAAGACAACATGACCCCCGCGCAGTATATAGAAAAGGTGAGAGACAAGGAGATCTACGATCCGGTTCTTTCCTTTCAACTCGCGAACGGGTTTCACGTTCGTAAACTCAAACGCGGATATTTCGGAAACACCAAAGGTTTCAGTTCATATGCAGTTCTATTAGAATGGTTGAATATATATTACGAAAAGGAAGAAACCGCTCTGATCGGCGGCCAGAAAACCGTGGTTCGTGTCGGAGTCGTTCAGATGCAGATGCGTCCGGTCTCCGGCATCGAAGAATTGATGCGTCAGGTGGAATTTTTCGTGGATACGGTCGCGGGTTACAACGTCGACTTCGTATTATTCCCCGAATTTTTTAATGCGTCCCTACTCGCGAGATACAACGATCGAAGTCCTTCCGACGCAATGCGCGCGCTTTCGAGTCACACAGACAGCATCATCGAAAAGATGGTCGAGCTTGCGGTTTCATACAACGTGAACATCATCTCGGGAAGTATGCCCGAGTATAGGGATAATACTCTTCACAACGTTTCGTATCTTTGCAGAAGGGACGGAACCTACGAAGAACAATACAAACTTCACGTTACACCCGACGAGGATTTTTATTGGGGTGTTAAGGGCGGTTATAATCTTTCCGTTTTCAACACGGATGCATGTAAAATCGGAATTCTAATTTGTTTCGACGTGGAGTTTCCCGAACTTCCGAGATTTTTGGCGGAACAGGGAATGGACGTTCTTTTTGTTCCATTCTACACCGATACTAAAAACGGATACAACCGAGTCAGACACTGTGCGATGGCAAGAGCGATCGAAAACGAATGTTACGTCGTGATCTCCGGTTCGGTCGGTGCGCTTCCTCATGTGGAAAATATGGACATTCAATACGCGCAGTCCGCGGTTTTTACTCCTTCCGATTTCGCGTTCCCGCATGATTGTGTCGCGGCCGAATCCGTTCCGAATACCGAGATGACCTTGATCGCGGATTTGGATTTGGATCTTTTGAAAGAACTTCGCAAGAAAGGTTCCGTTCGAAATCTTTCCAATCGAAGAAAGGACTTATACGAACTCAAATGGATTTACGAATCATGA
- the lruB gene encoding imelysin LruB has translation MNLKTFASLLLISSLILFSNCKPADKSNDTTMLAGVLALGTVPTANKAQVVDRYLQLGYQSYDQSYKDAVALQTAVTTFNATATPTAADHTNLKNLYVIGRASYLVTEAFRFSSGPVDNSDVLGCGNVADGSGTQECEGLINAWPLDEVSIDNFITSTALTAGAYPYATILAANGDAAATNAPEGNDEKVVLVGWHAIEYLLWGQDLSNGGVNQISGQRPVSDFANANASGAKRRAYMKAVTDAMVAQLKLIRDQYATGTAYSTKLKSNPDAAITAIFQGLGKFIAGEWGGQRLTGTFDGQQEEEHSCFSDTTKADFYYDAQGVLNVWNGAYELKKGTVVSTGPGLGSLFGTLTGPPIVTQTTASRNAFCLNLPEQTSDPNYTTSCPTGSLTGRYDQIIRNTDSEYKILFDTQKLIGDTLKKTITDAAKSVGVSITDFSI, from the coding sequence ATGAATCTAAAAACTTTTGCTTCCCTTCTCCTCATTTCGAGCCTGATTTTATTCTCCAATTGCAAACCGGCGGATAAATCCAACGACACAACCATGTTAGCCGGAGTTCTCGCGCTGGGAACCGTGCCGACCGCAAACAAAGCGCAGGTTGTGGACCGTTATCTGCAACTCGGTTATCAATCGTATGATCAAAGTTACAAAGACGCTGTCGCTCTCCAAACTGCGGTGACGACTTTCAATGCAACCGCAACTCCGACCGCGGCGGATCACACGAATCTCAAAAATCTTTACGTAATCGGAAGAGCTTCCTACTTAGTGACCGAAGCGTTTCGTTTTTCTTCCGGTCCCGTGGACAACTCCGACGTTCTCGGTTGCGGAAACGTCGCTGACGGATCGGGAACTCAGGAATGCGAAGGTTTGATCAACGCATGGCCGTTAGACGAAGTATCAATCGATAATTTCATCACGAGCACCGCACTTACAGCGGGCGCATATCCGTATGCGACAATCTTAGCCGCAAACGGAGACGCCGCGGCGACTAACGCACCGGAAGGAAACGACGAAAAAGTGGTTCTTGTAGGTTGGCACGCGATCGAATATCTTCTCTGGGGACAAGACTTGTCCAACGGCGGAGTAAACCAAATTTCCGGCCAACGCCCCGTGAGTGATTTCGCAAACGCGAACGCAAGCGGCGCCAAAAGAAGAGCTTATATGAAAGCCGTAACCGACGCGATGGTTGCGCAACTCAAACTGATCCGCGACCAATACGCAACTGGAACCGCTTATTCCACAAAACTCAAATCGAATCCCGACGCGGCGATCACTGCAATCTTCCAAGGTCTTGGAAAATTCATCGCCGGAGAATGGGGCGGTCAAAGACTTACCGGAACCTTCGACGGACAACAAGAAGAGGAACATTCCTGCTTTAGCGATACTACCAAAGCGGACTTTTATTACGACGCACAAGGTGTGTTGAACGTTTGGAACGGAGCTTACGAACTTAAAAAAGGAACCGTAGTTTCCACCGGTCCGGGACTCGGAAGTTTATTCGGAACGTTAACCGGTCCTCCGATCGTAACTCAGACTACCGCTTCCAGAAACGCGTTCTGTTTGAATCTCCCGGAACAAACCTCCGATCCGAACTACACGACTTCTTGTCCGACCGGATCTTTAACGGGAAGATACGATCAAATCATCAGAAACACCGATTCGGAGTATAAGATTCTTTTTGATACTCAAAAGCTGATCGGAGACACTCTGAAAAAAACGATCACCGACGCGGCGAAATCCGTGGGCGTGTCCATCACCGACTTTTCGATTTAA
- a CDS encoding FAD-binding oxidoreductase, with amino-acid sequence MTTTSTINKTELKSLIGPGKIFFRNDPDFDEATFLSFGTDRTKVYKPDFDILAFPTTTEEVAKIVKYAYENEISIVPSGGRTGYAGGAIAKNQELVLSLVKMDKVLDFDPFFGSIKVQAGMITKNLHKEAEERNFYFPVDFASTGSSHIGGNIATNAGGVRVVHYGLIRQWVLGLTVVTGTGEVLEFNGELLKNNTGYDLKQLFIGSEGTLGVITEATLKLTTKPLDNRVLLVAVPDFSSILSLFKETHQVKVPLLAFEFFTEYCLGKVKAHLGVSDPFQAPSPYYVLMEFEIAEESDEEKLFGFLETITEKSLISDGSLAQNSRQSETFWKYREGISESISIEYTVHKNDISLPLRNMEPFLVDMEALLNGKYPGFEIALFGHVGDGNLHLNIVKPKDISDEEFFKKCKNVDPDMFRLLQKYHGSISAEHGIGLLKKDFLHFSRTEGEILLMKEIKKSMDPKNIMNPGKVF; translated from the coding sequence ATGACAACAACCTCGACAATCAACAAAACGGAACTCAAATCCCTCATCGGACCCGGAAAAATATTTTTTAGAAACGATCCGGACTTTGACGAAGCGACCTTTCTTTCCTTTGGAACGGACAGAACCAAGGTATACAAACCGGACTTCGACATTCTCGCGTTTCCTACCACCACCGAAGAAGTTGCAAAAATCGTAAAGTACGCTTACGAAAACGAAATCTCGATCGTTCCCTCGGGCGGCAGAACCGGATACGCGGGCGGAGCGATCGCAAAAAATCAGGAGCTCGTTCTTTCCCTCGTTAAGATGGACAAGGTTTTGGACTTCGATCCCTTTTTCGGAAGTATCAAGGTTCAAGCGGGAATGATCACGAAAAATCTTCATAAAGAAGCCGAAGAAAGAAATTTCTATTTTCCCGTGGACTTCGCGTCCACGGGTTCTTCCCATATCGGAGGAAACATCGCGACCAACGCGGGCGGCGTGAGAGTGGTTCACTACGGATTGATCCGTCAGTGGGTTTTGGGTCTTACCGTAGTCACCGGAACCGGCGAGGTTCTGGAATTCAACGGAGAACTTTTAAAAAACAACACAGGGTACGATCTCAAACAACTATTCATCGGCTCGGAAGGAACGTTAGGCGTCATCACGGAAGCGACCTTAAAGCTCACTACCAAACCTCTGGATAACCGAGTGTTGCTCGTTGCGGTCCCCGACTTCTCTTCCATTCTTTCCCTGTTTAAGGAAACGCATCAGGTTAAAGTTCCTTTGTTGGCTTTTGAATTCTTCACCGAATATTGTCTCGGAAAAGTAAAAGCCCACCTCGGAGTTTCCGATCCGTTCCAAGCCCCGAGTCCATATTATGTTTTGATGGAATTCGAAATCGCGGAAGAATCGGACGAGGAAAAACTGTTCGGATTTTTGGAAACGATCACCGAAAAAAGTCTGATCAGCGACGGAAGCCTCGCTCAAAACTCAAGACAATCCGAAACCTTCTGGAAATACAGAGAAGGAATCAGCGAAAGTATTTCCATCGAATATACGGTTCACAAAAACGATATTTCCCTTCCTCTAAGAAACATGGAACCGTTTCTCGTGGACATGGAAGCGTTGTTAAACGGAAAGTATCCCGGTTTTGAAATCGCTCTTTTCGGTCACGTGGGCGACGGGAATCTTCACCTAAACATCGTTAAACCGAAGGATATCTCCGACGAGGAATTCTTCAAAAAGTGCAAGAACGTAGACCCGGATATGTTTCGTTTATTACAAAAATATCATGGATCGATCAGCGCCGAACACGGAATCGGGCTTTTAAAAAAGGACTTTCTCCATTTTTCAAGAACGGAAGGCGAAATTCTTCTTATGAAGGAAATCAAAAAGTCCATGGACCCTAAAAACATCATGAACCCGGGCAAAGTGTTCTGA
- a CDS encoding VTT domain-containing protein, producing MRFHKNEIFQYHKKRNFYSGLIFLGSVFLAVLLLALTTFGILKLEIPGLSEIQKLALSIGKEIKKPSLIGVFYTTLFGGLFFFYLPIEFLYIRATYSKLDGSDLVFLHILGLLISFTINYFLGRIAARACIKLISPKKFYRMKGFLNRYGVLAIFAFNALPLPAPILSAVLGVIRYKKKVFYPVFVAGQLTQCLVILFFVRYVFTGKVF from the coding sequence GTGCGATTTCATAAGAATGAAATCTTTCAATATCACAAGAAGAGAAATTTTTATTCCGGTCTGATCTTTCTCGGTTCCGTTTTTCTCGCGGTTCTTCTTCTGGCGCTGACTACATTCGGAATTCTTAAATTAGAAATTCCCGGCTTAAGCGAAATTCAAAAGCTCGCGCTTTCCATCGGAAAAGAAATCAAAAAGCCGAGTTTGATCGGCGTTTTCTACACGACATTGTTCGGCGGCCTGTTCTTCTTTTATCTTCCCATCGAATTCTTATACATTCGCGCGACCTATTCGAAGCTCGACGGAAGTGATTTAGTTTTTTTGCATATTCTAGGTTTATTAATCTCTTTTACGATCAATTATTTCTTGGGAAGAATCGCCGCGCGCGCGTGCATCAAACTGATCAGTCCGAAAAAATTCTATCGTATGAAAGGTTTTCTAAATCGATACGGTGTTCTTGCGATCTTCGCGTTCAACGCGCTTCCTTTACCCGCTCCGATCCTAAGCGCCGTTTTGGGTGTAATCCGTTATAAGAAAAAAGTTTTTTATCCGGTGTTTGTTGCGGGACAACTCACGCAGTGTTTGGTGATTCTTTTTTTCGTTCGTTATGTTTTTACCGGTAAGGTTTTTTAA
- a CDS encoding TonB-dependent receptor family protein produces MKQKSILSLSILILFLFSWGVPAQPEENPPVDKDKQTPNGQGQQPVPTNGEDPEKEKWSKGTISVIGKRKTDLKRIPGSATVIEKEFLDQVKPVDSMEVLRRVPGASIRYQDTGLILNIGFRGVNNDLGRKVLILEDGIFTSLNPYSAPKQYYTPNIDRMERIEVVKGSGAILFGPSTIGGVINFITKRPPKEPVLSVSAQGGSYGFFSSQVSYGGTFGNTGIDISILRKQGDGFRDHQDFRLHEFSFKSVTDLNEKHTLTSKFLATAQDANMTYLGLTTAQLWNNSSSNFAEQDNRKLQRYSGDIGHEWKLTDNSKLVTKVYAAYTERNWARQNYVRNTGSYFNNYPGNVIKAYDTEPFVNRPGDTVYMLDSVGHRDRSYRFVGAESRYQMDYQFFGIKNQLDAGLRYHYETADIKYLDGPSTPDYAVFGNGLGNPPTGTASSEYSLAKSGNLRDHEVNNTKSIAGFAQNSFKFYDKFSVIPGIRYETFTQNRTILRQQAIDPATNQPDPNAPSQEVDKGSRHVYHVVIPGLGLTYDIRKDLTWFAGAHKGFSPPRYQDALNNSGVINKIDPEYSYNYETGIRGDITNYLNAQVTYFDLNYINQIIITSSTSGNDSASSAKNGGRTYSRGLETNVTFDPAKLFDASFKLPIDLIYTRADAKMNQYSIDTSKVTANQSLLDFIVTQRDKNGNYVPYVSRDTATLALGFIHQKGFYARAEYQYFSAQFHDDANTRTVYWADSITDPLGKKVLQYMNISSNSSGETGVIPAYSLINASLGYKHPVKRWSVFLTGKNLADVRYISGRLPEGIQVGPFRQINVGVTFEL; encoded by the coding sequence ATGAAACAAAAATCAATTCTGTCTCTTTCTATTCTGATTTTATTTCTATTCTCTTGGGGAGTTCCCGCACAACCCGAAGAGAATCCGCCGGTCGACAAAGATAAACAAACGCCGAACGGCCAAGGACAACAACCTGTCCCGACAAACGGAGAAGATCCGGAAAAAGAAAAATGGTCTAAAGGAACCATCTCCGTAATCGGTAAACGAAAGACCGATCTCAAACGGATTCCCGGATCGGCAACGGTGATCGAAAAAGAATTCTTAGATCAAGTAAAACCGGTCGACTCGATGGAAGTCTTACGAAGAGTTCCAGGCGCTTCGATCCGTTATCAAGATACCGGTTTGATTTTAAACATAGGCTTTCGAGGTGTGAACAACGATCTCGGAAGAAAGGTTCTTATCTTAGAAGACGGAATCTTCACATCCTTAAATCCTTACTCCGCACCGAAACAATACTACACGCCTAACATCGATCGTATGGAAAGAATCGAAGTCGTAAAAGGATCGGGCGCGATTCTTTTCGGACCCTCCACGATCGGAGGTGTGATCAACTTCATCACAAAACGTCCTCCTAAAGAACCGGTTCTTTCCGTTTCCGCACAGGGAGGTTCTTACGGATTCTTTTCTTCTCAGGTTTCTTACGGCGGAACGTTCGGCAATACGGGAATCGACATTTCCATATTAAGAAAACAAGGAGACGGCTTTAGGGATCATCAGGATTTTCGACTGCACGAATTCTCCTTTAAATCGGTAACCGATCTAAACGAAAAACATACTCTTACTTCTAAATTCTTAGCGACCGCTCAGGACGCGAATATGACTTATCTCGGTTTGACCACCGCTCAGCTCTGGAACAATTCTTCCTCGAACTTTGCGGAACAGGATAACCGAAAACTTCAAAGATATTCCGGCGATATCGGTCACGAATGGAAACTTACCGATAATTCCAAACTCGTAACGAAGGTTTACGCGGCTTATACGGAAAGAAACTGGGCGAGACAAAACTACGTTCGGAACACCGGTTCTTATTTTAACAATTATCCGGGCAACGTAATCAAAGCGTATGATACGGAACCTTTCGTAAATCGTCCCGGTGATACGGTTTATATGTTGGATAGTGTGGGCCACAGGGATCGTTCTTATCGATTCGTCGGCGCTGAATCCCGCTATCAAATGGATTATCAATTTTTCGGAATTAAGAATCAACTCGACGCAGGTCTTCGGTATCACTATGAAACCGCAGACATCAAATATTTGGACGGACCGTCTACACCCGATTATGCGGTGTTCGGAAACGGACTCGGCAACCCGCCGACCGGAACGGCTTCTTCCGAATATTCTTTAGCGAAATCCGGAAACCTAAGAGATCACGAAGTCAACAACACGAAGTCGATCGCGGGATTCGCACAGAACAGTTTTAAATTCTATGATAAGTTTTCCGTGATTCCCGGAATTCGTTACGAAACGTTCACACAAAACAGAACGATTCTCCGTCAACAAGCGATCGATCCGGCGACGAATCAACCCGATCCGAACGCTCCTTCTCAGGAAGTGGACAAGGGAAGCAGACACGTTTATCACGTTGTCATTCCCGGTTTAGGTCTTACCTATGATATTCGAAAGGATCTGACTTGGTTCGCGGGAGCGCACAAGGGATTCTCCCCTCCTAGATACCAAGACGCGTTGAACAACTCCGGTGTGATCAACAAGATCGATCCCGAATATTCGTATAACTATGAAACCGGGATTCGCGGAGATATTACGAATTACTTAAATGCTCAGGTGACTTACTTCGATCTGAATTACATCAACCAGATCATCATCACTTCTTCCACTTCCGGAAACGATTCCGCTTCATCTGCTAAGAATGGTGGACGAACCTACAGCCGCGGTTTGGAAACCAACGTAACGTTCGACCCCGCAAAACTTTTCGACGCTTCCTTCAAACTTCCGATCGATCTGATTTATACGAGAGCCGATGCGAAGATGAATCAGTATTCCATCGACACTTCCAAGGTTACGGCGAACCAATCTCTTTTGGACTTCATTGTCACACAAAGGGATAAGAACGGAAACTACGTTCCTTATGTTTCCAGAGATACCGCGACTCTTGCGCTCGGATTCATTCACCAAAAAGGATTTTATGCGAGAGCGGAATATCAGTATTTCTCCGCTCAATTCCACGACGACGCGAACACACGCACCGTTTATTGGGCGGATTCGATCACCGATCCTCTCGGAAAAAAAGTATTACAATATATGAATATTAGCTCCAACAGCTCGGGGGAAACCGGGGTCATTCCCGCCTATTCCCTCATCAACGCTTCTCTGGGTTATAAACATCCGGTCAAACGTTGGAGCGTTTTTCTTACGGGTAAGAATTTAGCCGACGTTCGTTACATTTCCGGTCGTCTTCCCGAGGGAATTCAGGTCGGTCCGTTCCGCCAAATCAACGTAGGAGTTACCTTTGAACTCTGA
- a CDS encoding transmembrane 220 family protein: protein MDLRIMKIFSIVTILLWILFAGLQYNDPDPWLWVPIYMSVVFLYAGYLMYPEKTKLWLRTSLILSALFSAGTVLAAMQIQNLSFDDEVTREMGGLILSAIWSRIPGYWVRKREAKRESSAIS, encoded by the coding sequence ATGGATTTACGAATCATGAAAATATTCTCCATCGTTACGATTTTACTTTGGATTTTGTTTGCGGGCCTTCAGTACAACGATCCCGATCCTTGGCTCTGGGTTCCGATCTATATGAGCGTCGTGTTTTTATATGCAGGATATTTAATGTATCCGGAAAAAACGAAACTCTGGCTCAGAACTTCCCTGATTCTTTCGGCACTTTTTTCGGCGGGAACCGTTCTCGCGGCGATGCAGATCCAAAACCTCTCCTTCGACGACGAGGTTACGAGAGAGATGGGCGGTTTGATTTTATCCGCGATTTGGTCGAGAATTCCGGGATATTGGGTCCGCAAGCGGGAAGCAAAGAGAGAATCGAGTGCGATTTCATAA